The genomic DNA GAGGGTGTCACCAAGCGATGCGGGGATTTGTCCTGCAGGCAAGACAGGAATCATCCGGGTAATCGTTATCGGGATGCTTAGTTCCGGGAAATGAACCTCCCGCACCAGAAGAGGAGGAGCCATCAGAGAAAGCTTATTGTTAGTGTTGGGTCAGCAAAAATTGGCATTTGGATGAATGAGAAGATTATTCGTACAAACAAAAATATGCTTAGCCATATCAAAAGGTTTTGGTGGAACgtttattttatctatttttttatcgGATCAATGGGATTGCTGCAGAGGTTTAGACAAGTTTCGGGTCAAAGTTAAGAGAGAGCAACAACATACATGATTAATGTGTGATATGAGTTGTTGAGGTTTAGAACTTCCCCTGGACCAAGACTATATCTGAACTTAACCTAACTCAAATGCGAAAATTTCCCGATATACTTATACATTATAATCTGAAGGAATACGAACAACCCTATCCATTGAAGACATTTTCTTTGAGACCTTGAATAGATGGGGAAACATGAATACGAACAACCCTATCCATTGAAGACATTTTCTTTGAGACCTTGAATAGATGGGGAAACATGAACTATTCATTAACATGAGCAATGGAGCTATTATTCTCATCTGATGAGAAGCTGTAGGAGTTGGAAGATACTAAGGGCCCTAAAAACAGTTAAAGACAAAGAATCTTCCATATTGGGCTCTTCCATATTGGGCTTCGACCGTGTTTAAATACAGCGTAATATTTAGAATGAGCAGCTCAAATTTCATGCGGAATTATCAAAAGTTGTCCCAACATGCTGGATAACAAACCCGTAGATCTTCCGCTTGAGCCGCTCAATCTTCTCTGCCAGGATCTCATTCCTCTTTGATGCTGCCTGGTCCAACCAGTCATTTAATCTCTTCAAGTGCGATAAGACAGCAGCAACCGAGCCACAATCGAGGCCTTTGCCTTCTCCTCTAGCGCACTCTTTGAACACCCTAAAGCCTGCATCCAAGGACTCCTCGATGAACTGAATGAACCAGAATTGCATCTCACCCTGCAATTTCATTGCGAGTTCCACAGTTTCTCTCATTCCGTGACCCCTCGCCCAAGTAAAAGAGTTGATGTCTGATTGTGCACTGGAGGAAAACTTCACAGCATTGCTCTTCGAAGCAGAACTTGAAGACTGTCGTTTCAGCAAACTCTTTTGCAGGTTGGAGGAAGGTTCAGTATCCTGGTTGGTCAAGAAATTGACAATCTCAAGATCTGTAGCGAGTGCAGCTTCAACCcagagagagaatttagatTGGTCTCCTAGAATAGCATCAGTAGGTGGGCTAGAAGTGCGACTACTGGCTATTGCCTCAGCCATTGCAGTTGATTTAATGACATCCTCATAGAGTGAAAAGAAACGCTCAATCGTGGGCAGAGGATTCTCAGCTTTTGAAGTTGCAGAGAGTTCCGAAAACATGCTGAaacccaaagaaaaaaagagttcTGTATGAACTAATTTAAATGCTGAAAGAACCTAATGAATTATGGTTAAAATGAGAGAGTGGCACCTCAAACTTCGGATTATTGACTCAGTAGCAGTGGCCTCCTCCAATGCTTCAGCTGCTGCAGTGGAGGCAATGGCTCTTCTCTGCATAGCCTCCTGCATAAGTTAAAACCAAAACAGCTCCAGTCAATAAATATCGGACTGGTTCCATAACGGTGTTTAGGGTCTCAAAAATGATTATTGACAAAATAACACGAATCCCTACAACAGAAGATCCTCGTCTGTGATGATACCTTGCCAAGCTTCTCAAGATCCTTGGAGACAGAGTCCAAAGAAGTACTGCCATCGGTCCATTTCTTGTCATGTATGGTAATACCAAGAGTTGCATCAGGTGACTTCTCAGAGACCGGGGATGCCTCAGCAATcctagattttgatttttccttGCCTGAAGAGCCGTCAGTACCAGGTTTTGGACAATTCACATCGCTGAGTCTCCTTGATATGGCCGCCTGAATGACAGCATGAAAGCTTCAGCATCAAGAAACTCAGactacaaacatatatatgagcCCAACTTTTGTGTTAATCACAGACTCTTAAAAGCGTAATCGAGGTCAACTGGGACCATTTTGGATGTTCTTCTCGCATAAACTTTCCCTTTCGAGTTGGCTTATCATCAATTGGAAAGCAAACTACAAAACTGTTAATGGCTGTTGTCGCTTgttaacaataaaaaaaacttacgTCAAACAGACAGTGGCTTAGCACAAAATTTGCTGGGCGACAACCGAAAATTTGGTCCTTTTTTCTAATCCGACCATATGCAGGGCTTTGAACGAGTTGTTAGCTTATTACACCAACGAAACCTCTGCCGAGAAGAGCAGACTAAAGGGAAGATGGACACTTGCCTGAGTCCGCAAAATGGCTCGCAGATCGGTTTTATTCTTTGCAGAAGCCTTCTCCTTCTGCTCCAGAGGAGCTGCCACGGGTGGCGGGCCCTGCTCATCCCAGCTCTTCCTGCTGGCTTTATTGGACCCTACCAGTGCTTCGGAGACCTTCGAGATCCCCATTGCAATGCTCGCCATCTTCTTCTTGCTGGCTGAATCCCCCACCATCGGAGAGACCGCGACCTTCACTCCCCCCGACAGCCTCCTCCCAGGAGATATCGAGGCCCTCCGGGGGTTTGGCGACCCCTGCCTCCTCGCAGTTGGGGAGGGCTGCCTGTACCTTGAGGGGACTATGATTGCCGGCTCCCTCGAGACCCTCCTGTTCTCCTCCTTTGCTGCCGTGAGGCTCGGGACCACGCATTTGGATGGCACCGGAGATGCTGAACGCCTCCCGCCCTTGGTTGCCGGAGACGGATCCCTTTCTGGGGCCGCTGGTGTCTTCCTTCCGACCGATGCCAATCTCTTCGCCCCTGCTGGGGACGAAAACCTCGACGGCTTCTCCTTGGGCTCCTCAAGATTTGCATTTCTTGGGGCCAGAGCCTGCCGAGGATGGCTCTTCTCAGCCTTCAGATCCGGCTGGTTCTGCTCTTTGCCTCTCTCAGATTTTTTAGCAGAGGAGAGGTAAAGAGCTATGGGTTCCACGACTGAGTTGCCGCCATCAGAGGAGTCGGAGGACGCAGGCTGGATGACGAACTCGGGGGTTGAGGAGGAGATGCGAGCTACAAGAGGCTCGGGGCGGCCGACGAAGGGGTGCCGTCCGGGGATGGGGCGGAGACCAGAGACGAGGGGGAGAGGGGAGTGGAGGAGGAGGCGGTCGAGGTGGACGAACTGGCCGAGCTGGAGGCGGTTGGAGAGGATGAGGTCGGTGTCGTGGTCGGAGAGGGAGacataagtggagttgagggAGTCAGAGAGCTGGACGTAGAAGCCGTGGTTCGGCCAGAGGCAATCGGGGACAGCGAGGGCCGGGACTATACCTATGACCTGGAGAAGCGCAGATCGGTGCTCCCCGGTGACACGGGTCGGCGAGTCCATCGACTGAAGCAGCTTCAGCAGGATTCCCTGAGTTAGAGAAGCCATTGCACTGAgctcaagagagagagagagagagagagagagaggagatgaGAAGTAGTGAGGTGACAGAGGAGGgagtgtgagagagagatatTTGATTTGTGAGAAAAGAGCGACCGTTGCtcgaattcaaaattttgaaaagcgGGCTTTTTTTGGGTTTACGTTACGTTACGTGGCTttgtttcctttccttttgaAGCCGATgggtaataataataatgccGCAATGGACCAAACAAATGGGGACGCGGATGCTCGTCATCAAAGGAGGATTTCACGGCCCGCCCGAGCCCCATTCAGGACTGTAAAGTAATATCCATCTATCTAATTACCGTATGTGCGCGATGATTGATAAAATCTAAGGATGCGCTGTAGAAACGTCGTCCCGTGACTAACACTACGAATAATCGTTTATAATCAAGCCCTGCTACATAATCAACACAATTGCATAGGATTAAGATGGCTAGAGCCGAGGGGGAACAAAAGTAAACGGTTGAAGAGGTTTAACATGCTAATGCCGAATGTTATACAAAAAATCTAGCCGGAAACTAAAGACAAATCTCCAAgcataaatatacaaatatcaGTTTCCGATATGAATGCATCCCGATGTAGTACCTCCTCGGGGTTTCGATTAAGTTCCTGTTTCGTTTGTCAGGTTAGTAGACTATTAGGCGCACAGAGCAGCAAACTACGAGAACCACCCACAAAGAGAACTCCATTGTCAGACCGGACGTCCAGTGCTCCTTAGGAATCTCCATCAGTCGAATGTATGCCAATTGGCAGATCTTCCTTGAAGCATCCTTCCGGTAGCCTAAAACTTAAACAATACATCGCCTACATAGTAAAGGGAAGCGCAGATGAATCATCTCGGGGAGTGATCAACTCATGCAAAACCCTTAAGGCATGCATGTATATGGTGCGCAACAGAGGTGCTAACAAATTTTGTTGTAACAGTTACCTTATTTGGAGCAACATCCCGAACCCGATGAAATACTGGGTCTTTGATAGCACTAGCAGCACCAAGGGCAGACTCTGCCTCCTGCAAGGAATTCAGTGTCGTTGAGCCCATGAAGTGAGTCAAGCAACTGAGAAAATGGATCCATTTCTGCCAGACGCAACTTACGGCGATTATCGTCTCTCTGGTTTCACTTGCCCGCATGAAGCAGTAGCAGTGTATCCATGGAGCAAGCCCCTTCCAATATTTCCTCTGAATAAGCCCCCTAAAAGCATCTGCACAGAAAAAGATCAGGTTAGATTTCTGTTGCATGGTCTTCTACGCAACACAGCTCCCACAAGTAGAAATATTGACAGAGCGAGAAGATAGGGAGGTACCTAAAAACTGTAAGGCTGAAGCGGGAAGGTTCATCACAACATGATCAATATGCTCCCAAGTCTTCCTACAAGATAACTCGGGGCTCCGTGCTCTTTTATTGttgtttcctttcctttttgaaCTGCTACCATTCATTTCTCCTGAGAATTCAAAAACTTTCCAATGAAGAATACCGAGTTGCCAAAAAATTATGTAAGCACTCAGAAGGCAATACTGCATGCCCTGAAATATCAAGCGATAAATGATGCCTCTGTACCTTCCTTGCAAGTATCTAGCGGCCTCTTAGCAGCAGGTAGACAAGACACAGTGCCAGCCAATAAGTTCGTTGCATCATTCTCATCACTTGCATTATCATCCACAACAAGTTGCACCTTGACTGCAGGGTGTGAAGTTAGTCATGACACATGTAGATGAACACAAAAAGAAGATAGCAGTTAAGTGAGCAATTCTGTGAATAGCTAAGATCTAGGAAAAGAATCTCACTTAAGCAGGGCAACCAGGGCTTCAAAGAATTATTAAATAGGAACTTGGCAGAAACATGAAACATAAGTAATTGCAATAGAGATTAAGGACTCAATGTCAAGATACGAACTATGAAACCTAGCTTTCAGGTAAATCAACCACTTAACTAGGAGGAGTTATATCCACACACATTACCTGGTGGACTCTCTTTTACAATTTCTCCTCCATCACTCAGTCGACCACAGTTATTGAAATCTCTCTCCATAGTAACATCAGATCCCAAACTAATTTCCAAATCAGGCCGTTCCATCAACTGCGATACGAATTTCCTTGCATCCAAATTGTATGCATGTACGCGATCATTGACCTTGTTTGCCTGTGCATTTATCTTTAAATATTTCACGCTATCAGGATTCAAGTCATTTGCATACACTATGCATCCCTTCTGAGCCGCTGGAATGGCAAAGGGACCAATACCGGCAAACATGTCACAGATGGTCTCCCCAGATTGAAACTGGGAAACGAGATGTATGTGCTCATGTTCCAGTCTTGAATTCCAATAGACCAAACTGTAATCAAGTTTAAACGTTGCCCCATACTGCTTTACTTCTGTGACCATATCGCTTTTTCCCGCCAAGACTTCAAATTTTGGCACCCGAAACTCATTTGTAATGGTTCCAATTTTATTGACAACAGTCTGAATTCGTGGATAATTTTTCTGGTCATGAAAAAGCAAGTAATCGTCAATTCAAGACATCATAAAAGACTTAGGCAAACTACGAATTATGACTTCAGGAATTACCCACTACATACATCGTAAATAACTTTTGCAATAACATCCTTGTAGGGAAGGAGTTCATCATGAATATTAAGATGTGCAATGTGACCTGCAccaccattaaaaaaaaaaaacaataattcaCTCAGTTTTCCTGACTTTTCTGTCCATTTGTATGCGTGTAGATGTATAGATAAATGGTGATTTTAGTAAAATTAGCACCATAAAGTTCGATAACTGCAAATACATGATGTAGAATATACTTAACCAACAGAGGTAGTATACTTAACTATTGTTTCAAAGGATGAAGGAACCTCGACACCAGGCGGTAGAATCTGCTTCAATATATGGTCTGCGAACCAGAAATTTCTAAAGCAGCTAGAATTGTTGGTTATCAAGAAAAAGCATATGTGGCTTCAAGATGAAGTAGAAAATCTGGTTGTAACTGCTATGTAAATACCAAAATTACACTGCAGAAACATGTTTATGCGACAAAATGCTATAATACATTGCTTTAGAGCTGCAGaattcaaagaagaaaattgtGCCTGACCTGCACCCCAATAGGAGTATCCAAGAGTCAGCGAGTATGGAACAACCTCGATCTTGCACGATTCTTTTAGCTGGTCGAGCACTTCTTCTGGAACATCTGATAGATCTATTAACACGAATAACATCAAGTTAGCTGTTTAAAATTTCACAAGATGAAGAAGGGAACAACCGCTTTTGCTTACAACAGCTTTCAACAGTTCTTCCCCTGAACAAGGCAAAACAGTGACTCTCACTAATCACACCCTATAAACTAAAGCTACTCTGCGACCTTCCCACCATTTTATCATGCCACCAGATTTCTATCACACAAccaagattaaaaaaaaaaaaaaatacgagCCAATGAGAAACTACGCAATAACAGAGTGCACAGTCTTAATGCATTTCTGCTATTAAACCATATCATACGTCTTCCCACCATATAGCTAGACTGAAACTGTTATCGCTCACCGGAATTTTGAACCTTTTCCGACAGAATGACGAGACGGTTTCTTTCACTTGTTGGGTCTTCAGTAATGGGCTTAACTCGAGGCTTGTCAAGCAAGTGACTGGAAGCAAATCAATAAGTGAATCACtaacatgaaaagaaaaaaggaaaatttacgGAGAAACACcagaggaagagagaaaagagaaagacaTGAGCTCACCCATTCAACAGCCTAGTTGCGACCTTGCAGAGCTCGCGAGGAATCCGAAGTGCCCACAACTCCAAACGGACATCGAACTTGCTCTCATCGATCATTGTGGCCTTAATCAAACTTCCAGAAGGAACAAATGCACACAATTCAAGGTCAAGCTTCAAACAATGAGCTCAACTCAAAGTGGGGGGAAACAGGTGATAGGATCATAAGGACACAGATTGGTTATCTTAACATTCTCCGACGACCAATGTGCCGGCCAAATTGACTCGACTGCAGTTCAGTAGGGTTGTCGCAGCAGgggatggagagagagagagagagagagagagagaacgggATTGGGATTTCCCGCCACAATGGGCCATGAAAGTGGGCTCAATGGGCCAAGCCTGCCCAGCCAGAGAACGGACCAATTTCTACTGTTCATGCAAGGAAACATTATGGTGCATCTTCCATATTTTGTAAGCTTTTATTGAATCCCCTTTCTTCCACTTATTTTTAGGATGTAATAATACAATTTCCAACATTATTTGAATGGTATGGAATCAATAGTTTGTTTGGGTTCCAGGCCATGAAGAGTTgcataatgaataattaagaatagaaaattttatttaaattttccatatcttgattttttattgaatttaaaaaGGTGATAAAAGCATAATTCCATAACCCTTCCTAACCAGCAATCTGACAATTCGTACATGTTGATTTCTCATGTCATTTCTCTTTTCAAGTCTTCATAGTTACCAACCAAATTTATGGAAATAAAGATACAGCTATAATAAAAATTCACGTTGATGTAAACTAAATTTactaatattttattagaGAATGTAGTGTAATGATGTATACTTTCACTTAATAATCAAAATGTTCTAAGTTTAATACTCGTTGTGAAATTACATGTCTTTCATTaactattagaatttttatttattttagtatGTGCAACATATGTGGAATATGCTACCAATGGAAAAAGTATATTTATAATGAGCGccgaaataaaaataagatcGAGACAAATAAACTTAATAGAGAATAAATTTCGCAACcaactaaaattgaaatttcctCAAGATAGTTTTTCCATTTCAGTTGGGTAGAACGAAATCGAGAATTAAAATTTCCCCACTTTTGTTAACATGAGTGGACGAGAGGTTAATAAAAGTATGTACATTTTATGAGAGGAAATTTTTGAATTCCAAAGGCGTTCGATATGCTTCAAACGAAATGGCTACGCAGGATAAACCGATACCTTCGATTTCGCTCACTATCTCGGGTCGAGAACGAGTGTCACAATGCCAACCTCTGTCTTTCTTaatacggaaaaaaaaaattatgcaaaGGGAAAATGGAATATTTCCTCGTCCTTGTCCTCTTGTGTGGGCCACGCTGTGCTGGTGCTGCCCCCTGCCATCATAGACACACGAGATAAACCCTTGCCCCGCACCCCAAATCCTGGGAGCCTGGGGTCCACTTTCATCCATACACCAGGTGCACGTGGGCCCGGAGGCTCAGGGTGGCGCCCCAGTTCTTGGTCCGAGGTACACCTGGGCTAATGTAGCCGAACGGCTGTGGGGCCCACTGTCACGAGGAAAGAATGACCCACCTCAAATGGGGAAATGGAAAACAGTGGAAAAGTCGAAATTCAATGGGCAGTGGGCAGTGGGCAGTGGGCAGTGGGCGGTGGGCAGAGCCCTCCCCTATAAAATAGGCAATGTCTCCGCTCATCAAACTGACATTGCGCTGCCTCCTCTGAGACAAACAACAATCCCACTCCTACTAATTCAATTCTCTGCGTAAAACACTTTTTCCTCCCCCAGTTTTCCTTCTTCCCCTGGGAAAAGCAGAAAGAGGAAATACAGTTCCCTGCAGTATCCTGGAAAACGTTTTCCAGGAAATAGTTATCTCGAACCACCCCTTTCCAAGCGTTAGAACTTAGTAGTTCCCCCTGTAAACGCTTCTCCAACTACTGTTTTCCTTCCCTCATGATAGGCAGAAATCTACTCCTTTGCAGGTCTGGAAAACGTTTTCCAACCCATCCCAAAACCTTCAGAGTGCTTCCACCTTCAATCTctcctttttccctttccgAAAGACCAAAAATGTGCACTTTCTGGAAACCATTTTCAATCTTTTTGCTCGTTCTGCACTGCATTTACCTTTCTGTTCCATAGTACCCAAAGGTCGCTGAAAGAAAAGGATCCAAAAGAACGTTTTCgaaaagtgagaaaaaaaaaaactatctaAATTGTAACAATGTCCAATGGAAGTTCTTCTGCCTCTCTGAATAGGAGAGGC from Punica granatum isolate Tunisia-2019 chromosome 2, ASM765513v2, whole genome shotgun sequence includes the following:
- the LOC116198115 gene encoding flocculation protein FLO11 produces the protein MASLTQGILLKLLQSMDSPTRVTGEHRSALLQVIGIVPALAVPDCLWPNHGFYVQLSDSLNSTYVSLSDHDTDLILSNRLQLGQFVHLDRLLLHSPLPLVSGLRPIPGRHPFVGRPEPLVARISSSTPEFVIQPASSDSSDGGNSVVEPIALYLSSAKKSERGKEQNQPDLKAEKSHPRQALAPRNANLEEPKEKPSRFSSPAGAKRLASVGRKTPAAPERDPSPATKGGRRSASPVPSKCVVPSLTAAKEENRRVSREPAIIVPSRYRQPSPTARRQGSPNPRRASISPGRRLSGGVKVAVSPMVGDSASKKKMASIAMGISKVSEALVGSNKASRKSWDEQGPPPVAAPLEQKEKASAKNKTDLRAILRTQAAISRRLSDVNCPKPGTDGSSGKEKSKSRIAEASPVSEKSPDATLGITIHDKKWTDGSTSLDSVSKDLEKLGKEAMQRRAIASTAAAEALEEATATESIIRSLSMFSELSATSKAENPLPTIERFFSLYEDVIKSTAMAEAIASSRTSSPPTDAILGDQSKFSLWVEAALATDLEIVNFLTNQDTEPSSNLQKSLLKRQSSSSASKSNAVKFSSSAQSDINSFTWARGHGMRETVELAMKLQGEMQFWFIQFIEESLDAGFRVFKECARGEGKGLDCGSVAAVLSHLKRLNDWLDQAASKRNEILAEKIERLKRKIYGFVIQHVGTTFDNSA
- the LOC116197986 gene encoding tRNA (guanine(37)-N1)-methyltransferase 2 isoform X2 — translated: MIDESKFDVRLELWALRIPRELCKVATRLLNGHLLDKPRVKPITEDPTSERNRLVILSEKVQNSDLSDVPEEVLDQLKESCKIEVVPYSLTLGYSYWGADHILKQILPPGVEVPSSFETIKNYPRIQTVVNKIGTITNEFRVPKFEVLAGKSDMVTEVKQYGATFKLDYSLVYWNSRLEHEHIHLVSQFQSGETICDMFAGIGPFAIPAAQKGCIVYANDLNPDSVKYLKINAQANKVNDRVHAYNLDARKFVSQLMERPDLEISLGSDVTMERDFNNCGRLSDGGEIVKESPPVKVQLVVDDNASDENDATNLLAGTVSCLPAAKRPLDTCKEGEMNGSSSKRKGNNNKRARSPELSCRKTWEHIDHVVMNLPASALQFLDAFRGLIQRKYWKGLAPWIHCYCFMRASETRETIIAEAESALGAASAIKDPVFHRVRDVAPNKAMYCLSFRLPEGCFKEDLPIGIHSTDGDS
- the LOC116197986 gene encoding tRNA (guanine(37)-N1)-methyltransferase 1 isoform X1, giving the protein MIDESKFDVRLELWALRIPRELCKVATRLLNGHLLDKPRVKPITEDPTSERNRLVILSEKVQNSDLSDVPEEVLDQLKESCKIEVVPYSLTLGYSYWGADHILKQILPPGVEVPSSFETIGHIAHLNIHDELLPYKDVIAKVIYDKNYPRIQTVVNKIGTITNEFRVPKFEVLAGKSDMVTEVKQYGATFKLDYSLVYWNSRLEHEHIHLVSQFQSGETICDMFAGIGPFAIPAAQKGCIVYANDLNPDSVKYLKINAQANKVNDRVHAYNLDARKFVSQLMERPDLEISLGSDVTMERDFNNCGRLSDGGEIVKESPPVKVQLVVDDNASDENDATNLLAGTVSCLPAAKRPLDTCKEGEMNGSSSKRKGNNNKRARSPELSCRKTWEHIDHVVMNLPASALQFLDAFRGLIQRKYWKGLAPWIHCYCFMRASETRETIIAEAESALGAASAIKDPVFHRVRDVAPNKAMYCLSFRLPEGCFKEDLPIGIHSTDGDS